Proteins encoded within one genomic window of Salipaludibacillus agaradhaerens:
- a CDS encoding MetQ/NlpA family ABC transporter substrate-binding protein, giving the protein MKKLLKTLTAVTLTVGVLAACGQEEENNTTEIGNNTGNNNEATNSEATEEEEPLVIGASNIPHAEILEFAEDLLEEEGVELEIVTFNDYILPNQALDEGELDANYFQHVPYLESQIEEHGYDFVNVGGIHIEPIGLYSQDYDSVEALPEGAEIIMSDSVADHGRILSMLENEGLITLAEGVGINATIDDIEENPNNFEFLANVEAALLPTAYENGEGDAILINSNYALDAGLNPLEDAILTETADGDNPYANVIAVNSGDENDERILTLVEVLRSEEVSDFILETYDNAVVPVAE; this is encoded by the coding sequence ATGAAAAAATTGCTTAAAACATTAACAGCGGTAACGTTAACAGTTGGTGTCCTAGCTGCTTGCGGACAAGAAGAGGAAAATAACACAACGGAGATTGGCAACAACACAGGTAATAATAATGAAGCAACCAACTCTGAAGCTACTGAGGAAGAGGAACCATTAGTCATTGGAGCTTCTAACATTCCTCATGCTGAAATTCTAGAATTTGCTGAAGATCTTCTTGAAGAGGAAGGCGTTGAGCTGGAAATTGTCACATTTAATGACTATATTTTACCTAACCAAGCTTTAGACGAAGGTGAACTAGATGCAAACTACTTCCAGCACGTTCCATACCTTGAGAGTCAAATTGAAGAGCACGGCTATGATTTCGTTAATGTAGGCGGTATCCATATTGAACCGATTGGTTTGTATTCTCAAGATTATGATAGTGTAGAAGCATTACCTGAAGGCGCAGAAATTATTATGAGTGACAGTGTAGCCGATCACGGGCGTATTTTATCCATGCTTGAGAATGAGGGCCTTATTACTCTAGCAGAAGGCGTTGGTATTAATGCGACGATCGATGACATTGAAGAGAATCCAAATAACTTTGAATTCCTTGCAAATGTAGAAGCAGCACTGCTGCCAACCGCTTACGAAAATGGCGAAGGTGACGCTATTCTTATTAACTCAAACTATGCACTAGATGCGGGACTTAACCCTCTTGAAGATGCTATTCTCACTGAAACAGCAGACGGAGATAACCCATATGCTAACGTGATTGCTGTTAACAGTGGTGATGAAAACGATGAGCGTATTTTAACATTAGTAGAAGTGCTTCGTTCTGAGGAAGTAAGTGATTTTATCCTTGAAACATATGACAATGCAGTCGTTCCAGTAGCTGAATAA
- a CDS encoding carboxymuconolactone decarboxylase family protein: MENEYNSSIEAALHHYKEGMGYFSEQMPDIAHKYHTFTEACFAEGVLSQKEKQLIALGISINAQDEYCIIYHVKGCLDQGASREEILETVAVTGAFGGGAALSQGVTLVEEAIQELSGDMFS; this comes from the coding sequence ATGGAAAATGAGTACAATTCTTCAATTGAAGCAGCTTTACATCATTATAAAGAAGGAATGGGCTATTTTTCAGAGCAAATGCCAGATATTGCACATAAATATCATACATTTACTGAAGCTTGTTTTGCTGAAGGGGTATTATCTCAAAAAGAGAAACAGCTGATAGCATTGGGAATTAGTATCAATGCTCAAGATGAGTATTGTATTATTTATCATGTGAAAGGTTGCCTAGACCAAGGGGCCAGTCGAGAGGAAATATTAGAAACGGTAGCTGTAACAGGTGCATTTGGTGGAGGGGCAGCTTTGAGCCAAGGAGTCACTTTAGTTGAAGAAGCCATTCAAGAGTTGTCAGGTGACATGTTCTCATAG
- the sufC gene encoding Fe-S cluster assembly ATPase SufC produces MTKPNLTVEDLHVSIEDKEILKGFGIEVNGGEIHAIMGPNGTGKSTLASALMGHPKYEVTEGKATLMGEDLFEMEVDERARAGLFLAMQYPSEVSGVTNADFIRSAMNAGREEGDEVSLMKFIRQMDEKMGTLEIDESFQHRYLNEGFSGGEKKRNEILQLLMLQPKIAILDEIDSGLDIDALKVVAKGINELRSEEFGCLIITHYQRLLNYIKPDFVHVMMQGRIVKSGGPELAHKLEEQGYDWIKEELGIEDETVGQE; encoded by the coding sequence ATGACGAAACCAAATTTAACAGTAGAAGATCTTCATGTATCAATTGAAGATAAAGAAATTTTAAAAGGCTTTGGTATTGAGGTAAATGGTGGAGAAATTCACGCTATTATGGGGCCGAACGGGACAGGAAAATCAACACTCGCTTCTGCACTTATGGGCCACCCTAAATACGAAGTCACTGAAGGAAAAGCAACACTAATGGGTGAAGACCTTTTTGAGATGGAAGTAGATGAGCGTGCACGAGCAGGCTTGTTTCTTGCGATGCAATATCCTAGTGAAGTGTCTGGTGTGACGAATGCTGATTTTATTCGTTCTGCTATGAACGCTGGACGTGAAGAAGGCGATGAGGTCTCTTTAATGAAGTTTATTCGCCAGATGGATGAGAAGATGGGAACATTAGAAATTGACGAATCATTTCAGCATCGATATCTAAATGAAGGGTTCTCTGGTGGGGAGAAAAAACGTAATGAAATCCTGCAATTACTTATGCTCCAACCGAAAATTGCGATCCTTGACGAAATTGATTCAGGGTTGGATATTGATGCCCTTAAAGTCGTTGCTAAAGGAATTAACGAACTGCGCAGTGAAGAGTTCGGCTGTTTAATCATTACCCACTATCAACGCCTATTAAACTATATTAAACCTGATTTCGTACACGTTATGATGCAAGGACGCATCGTGAAATCCGGCGGTCCTGAGCTTGCACACAAGCTTGAAGAACAAGGCTATGACTGGATAAAAGAAGAGCTTGGAATTGAAGATGAAACAGTAGGTCAAGAATAA
- the sufD gene encoding Fe-S cluster assembly protein SufD produces the protein MTTEITFPVNQQDITSFSKDRNEPQWFSDLRLTSLDKALNLELPKPDKTKISKWNFTSFDFDAKVEESNSFSLLSEGVRSLIGDEKNIQNLLAQKNGVTTYEALHDDLNSKGVIFTDLKTGLQEHEELVKKYFMKDAISLDENRLTALHAALVNGGIFIYVPKNVEVELPLQAVYSHEGNFGLFNHVLIVADENSSVTYVENYLSEGSSTEAVANIVSEVYVENGAVVRYGAVDNLTETVTTYVNRRGQVTGRDAQLYWALGQMNDGNTVSENTTYLVGEGSYGDTKTVSIGRGKQSQNFTTNIIHFGKNSDGQILKHGVMKDAATSIFNGVSKIEHGATKANGEQTERVLMLSEKARGDANPILLIDEDDVTAGHAASVGKIDPVQMFYLMSRGLSRKEAERLIIHGFLEPVVGDLPIESVKEQLYDVIERKVY, from the coding sequence ATGACGACGGAAATAACGTTTCCAGTAAATCAACAAGATATCACAAGCTTCTCTAAAGACCGCAATGAACCTCAATGGTTCTCTGACCTTCGTCTAACGTCTTTAGATAAAGCTTTAAACCTTGAATTGCCAAAACCAGATAAAACAAAAATTTCGAAATGGAATTTCACATCATTTGATTTTGACGCGAAGGTTGAAGAAAGTAATAGCTTCTCCCTACTATCAGAAGGTGTCCGCTCTTTAATTGGGGATGAAAAAAATATTCAGAACCTACTGGCACAAAAAAATGGTGTGACAACCTATGAAGCTCTTCACGATGATTTAAATAGTAAAGGTGTTATTTTTACAGATCTAAAAACGGGCTTGCAAGAACATGAAGAGCTCGTGAAGAAATATTTTATGAAGGACGCTATTTCTTTAGATGAAAATCGCTTAACAGCCCTTCATGCGGCTTTAGTCAACGGAGGTATTTTTATTTACGTCCCTAAAAATGTGGAAGTTGAGTTACCTCTCCAAGCAGTGTACTCACACGAAGGGAATTTCGGATTATTTAATCACGTCCTCATTGTGGCAGATGAAAACAGTAGTGTGACATATGTAGAAAACTATTTATCCGAAGGTTCTTCCACTGAAGCAGTCGCGAACATCGTGTCTGAAGTATACGTTGAGAACGGTGCGGTCGTTCGTTATGGGGCAGTAGATAATTTAACGGAAACAGTGACAACTTATGTCAATCGTCGTGGCCAAGTTACTGGTAGAGATGCACAGTTATACTGGGCGCTCGGACAAATGAATGATGGTAACACTGTATCTGAGAACACTACGTACCTCGTTGGTGAGGGGTCTTATGGTGATACGAAGACGGTGTCCATTGGACGTGGGAAGCAATCTCAAAACTTCACGACGAATATTATCCATTTCGGAAAAAATTCTGATGGACAAATCTTAAAGCACGGCGTTATGAAAGATGCCGCTACGTCAATTTTTAATGGCGTTTCGAAAATTGAACACGGTGCGACAAAAGCGAATGGTGAACAGACAGAGCGTGTTCTCATGCTTAGCGAAAAGGCAAGAGGTGACGCTAACCCAATTCTTCTCATTGATGAAGATGATGTAACAGCAGGGCATGCGGCTTCCGTAGGAAAAATAGATCCTGTGCAAATGTTCTATCTCATGAGCCGTGGACTCTCTCGAAAAGAAGCTGAACGTCTTATTATTCATGGTTTCTTAGAGCCTGTTGTCGGTGACTTACCGATTGAATCAGTTAAAGAGCAGCTATATGATGTGATCGAAAGGAAAGTTTATTAA
- a CDS encoding cysteine desulfurase — MDIQAIREQFPILQQEVNGHPLVYLDSAATSQKPKQVIDAVNHYYNAYNSNVHRGVHTLGSRATDGYEGARDTVRKFINAKSVEQVIFLRGTTTAINTVAASYGRANVGPDDEIVITPMEHHSNIIPWQQLAKATGATLKYIPLEEDGTLSLDKVEETITDKTKIVSVVHVSNVLGTINPIKEIADIAHKSGAVIMVDGAQAVPHMKVDVQDLDVDFYAFSGHKMCGPTGIGVLYGKKQLLKNMEPVEFGGEMIDFVDLYDSTWKELPWKFEGGTPIIAGAIGLAEAIRFLEAIGLDNIKKHEQELASYAISELDKIDGVTVYGPKKRAGVVTFNCEDVHPHDVATVLDAEGVAVRAGHHCAQPLMRWLDVTATARASFYLYNTKQDVDAFVKALIKTKEYFGDVFR; from the coding sequence ATGGATATTCAAGCCATTCGTGAACAATTCCCGATTCTTCAGCAAGAAGTTAATGGTCATCCGCTTGTTTATTTGGACAGCGCCGCCACGTCTCAAAAACCGAAACAGGTTATTGATGCAGTAAATCATTATTATAATGCGTATAATTCTAACGTGCACCGAGGGGTTCATACTCTCGGTTCACGAGCTACTGACGGATATGAAGGGGCTCGTGATACGGTTCGTAAGTTTATTAATGCGAAAAGCGTTGAGCAAGTGATTTTTCTAAGAGGTACAACAACAGCTATTAATACAGTGGCTGCAAGTTACGGAAGAGCCAATGTTGGTCCTGATGATGAGATTGTCATTACACCGATGGAGCATCATAGTAATATCATTCCTTGGCAGCAACTAGCTAAAGCAACAGGTGCTACGTTAAAATATATCCCATTAGAAGAAGATGGAACGCTTTCACTTGATAAAGTGGAAGAAACCATCACAGATAAAACAAAGATTGTATCTGTGGTTCATGTCTCCAACGTACTAGGAACCATTAATCCGATTAAAGAGATAGCTGACATTGCTCATAAATCAGGGGCTGTTATTATGGTTGATGGCGCACAAGCTGTCCCACATATGAAAGTGGATGTCCAAGATTTAGATGTGGACTTTTACGCTTTTTCAGGACATAAGATGTGCGGACCGACTGGTATCGGTGTTCTCTACGGTAAAAAACAGCTTCTGAAAAACATGGAACCTGTGGAATTCGGTGGAGAGATGATTGATTTTGTTGATCTATATGACTCTACTTGGAAAGAGCTTCCTTGGAAGTTTGAAGGTGGGACACCAATTATTGCAGGCGCCATCGGTCTTGCTGAGGCAATCAGATTTTTAGAAGCGATCGGTTTGGATAATATTAAAAAGCATGAACAAGAGTTGGCATCGTATGCTATAAGTGAGCTGGATAAAATAGATGGTGTCACTGTGTATGGTCCTAAAAAACGGGCAGGTGTTGTCACATTTAACTGTGAGGATGTTCACCCGCATGACGTTGCCACAGTCCTAGATGCTGAAGGGGTTGCTGTAAGAGCCGGTCACCATTGCGCTCAGCCGCTTATGAGATGGTTAGATGTTACAGCAACTGCAAGAGCTAGCTTTTATCTTTATAATACTAAACAAGATGTGGATGCTTTCGTGAAAGCATTAATAAAAACAAAGGAGTATTTTGGAGATGTCTTTAGGTAA
- the sufU gene encoding Fe-S cluster assembly sulfur transfer protein SufU, translating into MSLGNQLDTLYRQVIMDHYKNPRNRGELEGDSLKVNMNNPTCGDRIQLQMQVNNGKIEDAKFVGEGCSISLSSASMMTQAVKGRPVEEALQMSEIFSKMMLGEEYDEGHFDLGDIEALQGVAKFPARIKCATLAWKAMEKGLEEEEQDETE; encoded by the coding sequence ATGTCTTTAGGTAATCAACTAGACACACTGTATCGTCAAGTGATTATGGATCATTACAAAAACCCTCGAAATCGTGGAGAGCTTGAGGGTGACTCCTTGAAAGTGAATATGAATAACCCTACATGTGGTGATCGTATTCAACTACAGATGCAAGTGAACAATGGAAAGATAGAAGATGCGAAGTTTGTTGGTGAAGGCTGCTCAATCAGCCTCTCCTCAGCGTCTATGATGACGCAAGCTGTGAAAGGGCGTCCAGTTGAAGAGGCACTGCAAATGTCTGAGATTTTTTCAAAAATGATGCTTGGAGAAGAGTACGATGAAGGTCATTTTGATTTAGGAGATATTGAAGCCTTACAAGGAGTGGCGAAATTTCCTGCACGAATTAAGTGTGCCACGTTAGCGTGGAAAGCGATGGAAAAAGGTTTAGAGGAAGAGGAACAAGACGAGACGGAATAA
- the sufB gene encoding Fe-S cluster assembly protein SufB, with protein MAKEMPEISEYQYGFSDKDVSIFRSKKGLTREIVEEISRMKDEPQWMLDFRLKSLEQFYKMPMPQWGGNLAELNFDDITYYVKPSEKSERSWDEVPEEIKNTFDKLGIPEAEQKYLAGVSAQYESEVVYHNMQEDLEELGVIFKDTDTALKEDEEIFRKHFGTVIPPTDNKFAALNSAVWSGGSFIYVPKGVKTDTPLQAYFRINSENMGQFERTLIIADEDSSVHYVEGCTAPVYTTNSLHSAVVEIIVKKDAYCRYTTIQNWAPNVFNLVTKRAVAEENAVMEWVDGNIGSKLTMKYPAVVMKGRGARGNVLSIAIAGKGQHQDAGAKMHHLAPDCSSTIVSKSISKQGGKVSYRGICHFGRKSERSKANIECDTLIMDNQSTSDTIPYNEILNNDITLEHEATVSKVSEEQLFYLMSRGISEQEATEMIVMGFIEPFTKELPMEYAVEMNRLIKFEMEGSIG; from the coding sequence ATGGCAAAAGAAATGCCAGAAATCAGTGAATATCAGTACGGTTTTTCTGATAAAGACGTCTCGATATTCCGTTCGAAAAAAGGATTAACCCGTGAAATCGTTGAGGAAATTTCTCGTATGAAGGATGAACCTCAATGGATGTTAGACTTCCGTTTAAAATCACTAGAGCAGTTTTATAAAATGCCAATGCCACAATGGGGTGGGAATTTGGCAGAATTAAATTTTGATGATATTACGTACTATGTTAAGCCATCTGAGAAATCCGAACGTTCTTGGGATGAAGTGCCAGAAGAAATTAAAAACACGTTCGATAAATTAGGTATTCCAGAAGCTGAGCAAAAATACCTTGCAGGCGTTTCAGCTCAGTATGAATCCGAAGTTGTGTATCACAATATGCAGGAAGATCTTGAAGAACTTGGTGTTATCTTTAAAGATACTGACACTGCTTTAAAGGAAGACGAAGAGATTTTTCGCAAGCACTTTGGCACAGTGATTCCGCCAACTGATAATAAATTTGCAGCTCTTAATTCAGCCGTGTGGTCTGGAGGTTCATTCATTTATGTACCGAAGGGTGTTAAAACAGATACACCTTTACAAGCATACTTCCGTATCAATTCTGAAAACATGGGACAGTTTGAGCGTACACTTATCATTGCAGATGAGGACAGCTCTGTGCACTACGTTGAAGGCTGTACAGCACCTGTTTACACAACAAACTCATTGCACAGTGCGGTCGTTGAAATCATCGTTAAAAAGGATGCATACTGTCGTTATACAACCATCCAAAACTGGGCGCCTAACGTATTCAATCTCGTAACGAAGCGTGCAGTAGCAGAAGAAAATGCGGTTATGGAATGGGTAGATGGTAATATTGGCTCTAAGCTGACGATGAAATATCCAGCTGTTGTCATGAAAGGCCGCGGTGCTCGTGGAAATGTACTGTCTATTGCCATCGCTGGAAAAGGCCAACACCAAGACGCTGGTGCTAAAATGCATCACCTAGCACCAGACTGTTCATCAACGATTGTGTCTAAATCCATCTCAAAGCAAGGTGGTAAAGTATCGTACAGAGGAATCTGTCACTTTGGACGCAAATCAGAACGCTCAAAAGCAAATATTGAGTGTGACACGTTAATTATGGATAATCAATCCACATCGGATACAATTCCATATAACGAGATTCTCAATAATGACATCACGCTTGAGCATGAGGCCACAGTCTCCAAAGTATCAGAAGAGCAGCTGTTCTACTTGATGAGTCGTGGTATTTCTGAACAAGAAGCTACCGAAATGATCGTCATGGGCTTCATCGAGCCATTTACAAAAGAACTACCGATGGAATACGCAGTGGAAATGAACCGTCTGATCAAGTTCGAGATGGAAGGTTCAATCGGTTAA
- a CDS encoding S8 family peptidase has product MLTIKSILLFIHIFIMFHILSGSEYLLKPIISNYEINKSIPHKIYEKQYTGWGVTVLAPKKVAIQREVKLAIIDSGIDKNHPDLQDVVIAEKNVIYPDRDISDDTGHGTGIAGIIAANDNSFGISGVSSSIPLKIYSIKAFENDKSKDDYILEALTWAIEENVDLINMSLGSQSSDQRVEKLLDKAYSKNIIIVAAAGNNLNGKVDFPASNQNVISVGAINSDFSKVPFTSYGKIDFVGPGENILTTFPNNKYGYISHTSAATAFVSGAVANYISQFESKEEYTVKEVRKKLENNAINLGNPELFGKGLIQN; this is encoded by the coding sequence ATGTTGACTATTAAGAGTATTTTGCTATTTATACATATATTTATCATGTTTCATATTCTTTCAGGATCAGAATATCTCCTGAAACCTATTATCTCTAATTACGAAATTAATAAAAGTATTCCTCACAAGATATATGAGAAACAATACACAGGATGGGGAGTTACAGTCCTTGCTCCCAAAAAAGTAGCAATACAAAGAGAAGTCAAGTTAGCTATTATTGATTCAGGAATAGATAAAAATCATCCCGATCTACAAGATGTTGTCATAGCAGAAAAAAATGTCATCTATCCTGACAGAGATATCTCTGATGATACTGGCCATGGAACTGGTATTGCTGGCATTATAGCAGCTAATGATAATTCGTTCGGAATCTCGGGCGTTTCTTCTAGCATTCCGCTCAAAATTTATTCAATAAAGGCATTTGAAAATGACAAAAGTAAAGATGATTATATTCTAGAAGCCCTAACTTGGGCGATTGAAGAGAATGTTGATCTTATTAATATGAGCTTAGGCTCTCAAAGTAGTGACCAAAGAGTCGAGAAGCTTTTAGATAAGGCCTATAGTAAAAACATTATTATTGTTGCAGCGGCGGGAAATAATTTAAATGGAAAAGTCGATTTTCCAGCAAGTAATCAGAATGTCATATCTGTTGGAGCAATAAATAGTGATTTTAGTAAAGTTCCTTTCACATCGTATGGGAAAATAGATTTTGTTGGACCTGGGGAGAATATTTTAACAACATTTCCAAACAACAAATATGGTTATATATCACATACTTCTGCTGCAACAGCATTTGTAAGTGGCGCGGTTGCAAATTATATTAGCCAATTTGAATCAAAAGAAGAATATACTGTTAAGGAGGTGAGGAAAAAGTTAGAAAATAATGCTATTAACTTAGGTAATCCAGAACTATTTGGAAAAGGATTAATACAAAATTAG
- a CDS encoding sigma factor has product MKREAIEFVSKAKRGDIKAFEYLINLEKDKLYRLAFTYVKNEEDALEIFQETVTKALEKISGLKNEQYFSTWITKILINTSMDHLNVKKN; this is encoded by the coding sequence GTGAAAAGGGAGGCTATTGAGTTTGTATCAAAAGCAAAAAGAGGTGACATTAAGGCTTTTGAGTATTTAATCAACTTAGAGAAAGATAAACTTTACAGATTGGCGTTCACTTATGTGAAAAATGAAGAGGACGCATTAGAAATTTTTCAAGAAACTGTAACCAAAGCGCTTGAAAAAATATCAGGCTTAAAAAATGAACAGTATTTTAGTACATGGATAACAAAAATTTTAATTAACACTTCAATGGACCATCTTAATGTCAAAAAAAATTAA
- a CDS encoding sigma factor-like helix-turn-helix DNA-binding protein has product MKERNIDDIKGDIEGAMDLIDTFKQINPKSKSVLYLRYYKDLKVNEIAKILGWPSGTVKTTIHRGLEELKYMLEGKKT; this is encoded by the coding sequence ATGAAAGAAAGAAATATTGATGACATTAAAGGTGATATTGAAGGGGCAATGGATTTAATTGATACCTTTAAGCAAATCAATCCAAAAAGTAAATCAGTTCTATACTTAAGATATTATAAAGATTTAAAAGTGAATGAGATTGCAAAGATATTAGGGTGGCCTTCTGGAACAGTAAAAACAACTATTCATCGAGGTCTTGAAGAATTAAAATATATGTTAGAAGGGAAGAAAACATAA
- a CDS encoding tetratricopeptide repeat protein, with product MLSDFKRNLSSLNEIIYFDDNEFLREKTSDPVLLQQYIKEANEFLKSPLNEQEEYFIRGTLGNLYRVNGEAPKAISHLTFCRNYAKKAQETSKEIVSLIRLGEALKYNNNHNDALNMFNLALEKCQSSNTKNYIDFVHQHKGKCLMELLRLDEAERCFLEALRIRQQRGDEKLISSTQKAIELLKKFLSERM from the coding sequence ATGCTGTCAGATTTTAAGAGGAATCTATCGTCTTTAAATGAAATTATCTATTTTGACGATAATGAATTTCTCCGTGAGAAGACCAGTGATCCAGTTTTGTTACAACAGTATATAAAAGAAGCGAATGAGTTTTTAAAAAGTCCTTTAAATGAGCAAGAGGAGTATTTTATTAGAGGAACACTTGGTAACTTGTACAGGGTGAATGGAGAAGCGCCAAAAGCCATTTCCCATCTAACTTTTTGCCGTAATTACGCGAAAAAAGCTCAAGAAACTTCAAAAGAGATAGTCTCGCTAATACGGTTAGGGGAAGCCCTGAAATATAATAACAATCATAATGATGCACTTAACATGTTCAATCTGGCACTGGAAAAATGTCAGTCTAGTAACACAAAGAACTATATAGACTTCGTGCATCAGCATAAAGGAAAATGTCTTATGGAATTGTTAAGGTTAGATGAAGCAGAAAGGTGCTTTTTAGAAGCCCTTAGAATAAGGCAACAAAGAGGGGATGAGAAGTTAATTAGTTCAACACAAAAGGCAATAGAGTTATTAAAAAAATTTCTGTCTGAGAGAATGTAA
- a CDS encoding protein kinase domain-containing protein: protein MGEMQVMNLDKVSFQLKERHNFEWLTNMGEVFSVFDQQDSGNICFGIEKDGIKKFIKYAGAKTKEYAGQPEDAIAILKHSIPIYENLQHKHLINLLEHFETEKGYVLVFEWFVGECLHSHWSFPPPHKYTHPESPFYRFKQLPIEQRLKSFKSILEFHLNVERNNYVAVDFYDGSILYDFKDNVTKICDIDLYKRKPFINTMGRLWGSSRFMSPEEFELDAKIDERTNVFNMGAIAFALLGGELDRSDAKWDAGQELYQVAIKAVALDRLERYSTIEEFLSAWETALKYGS, encoded by the coding sequence ATGGGCGAAATGCAGGTGATGAATTTAGATAAAGTATCATTTCAATTAAAAGAAAGGCACAACTTCGAATGGCTGACAAATATGGGAGAAGTATTCAGTGTTTTTGATCAACAAGACTCAGGAAATATATGTTTTGGCATAGAAAAAGACGGGATAAAAAAATTTATAAAGTATGCTGGTGCAAAGACGAAAGAATATGCTGGACAACCAGAAGATGCGATAGCGATATTGAAGCATTCAATTCCCATTTATGAAAATTTACAACATAAACACTTGATCAATTTACTGGAGCATTTTGAAACTGAGAAAGGTTATGTATTGGTTTTTGAATGGTTTGTAGGTGAATGTCTTCACTCCCATTGGTCATTTCCGCCACCTCATAAATATACTCACCCTGAGTCTCCTTTTTACCGATTTAAGCAATTACCCATTGAACAACGTTTAAAGTCATTTAAGAGTATATTAGAATTCCATCTAAATGTCGAAAGAAATAACTATGTAGCAGTTGATTTTTACGATGGAAGTATTTTATATGACTTTAAAGATAATGTTACAAAGATTTGTGACATTGATTTATATAAGAGAAAACCATTTATTAATACAATGGGGCGACTGTGGGGATCATCAAGATTTATGTCCCCAGAAGAATTTGAATTAGATGCTAAAATTGATGAAAGAACGAATGTATTTAACATGGGAGCTATCGCATTTGCTCTGTTAGGAGGAGAGCTTGATCGCTCAGATGCAAAGTGGGATGCAGGACAGGAACTTTATCAAGTAGCAATTAAGGCAGTTGCATTAGATAGATTAGAAAGATATTCAACAATAGAAGAATTCCTATCTGCTTGGGAAACAGCCTTAAAATACGGATCGTGA
- a CDS encoding GNAT family N-acetyltransferase, whose translation MRIYAIEESGKNKIIEFFKLHWGSSEMVISSGVYDCSALDGFTSINDDGEIIGVITYIIKKDECEIISLNSIKEGQGIGTSLVQAVESFAINRKCKLVRLITTNDNLLALKFYQKRGFILSRIINNAVEKARKIKPDIPPVGNDGIPIRDEIELIKVLNS comes from the coding sequence ATGAGAATATACGCAATTGAGGAGTCAGGGAAGAATAAGATAATAGAATTTTTTAAGTTACATTGGGGAAGCTCCGAAATGGTTATTTCCAGTGGGGTCTATGATTGTAGTGCGCTAGATGGTTTTACTAGTATAAATGATGACGGTGAAATTATTGGTGTAATTACTTACATAATCAAAAAGGACGAGTGTGAGATAATTTCATTAAATAGTATTAAAGAAGGACAAGGAATAGGTACAAGCTTAGTTCAAGCAGTAGAAAGCTTTGCTATCAATAGAAAGTGTAAACTCGTTAGACTCATAACAACGAACGATAATTTATTAGCATTAAAGTTTTATCAAAAACGAGGTTTTATCCTGTCTCGAATTATAAATAATGCCGTAGAGAAAGCAAGAAAGATAAAGCCGGATATTCCCCCGGTTGGTAATGATGGTATTCCTATCAGAGATGAAATTGAATTAATAAAGGTATTGAACTCATGA
- a CDS encoding pyridoxamine 5'-phosphate oxidase family protein has product MRIITDTGRSFDLEKFLSMPLVAHLSTMTEESPRDSPVWFCWKDKRIWIIGTASDTFPDRIRKNPKCAIGIVDFNQHTGLFLHAGFRGRATVKPFEKEMANQLLSRYLGTEIEEWDPRFKDLDESNVLICFKPETVVVRDQSYVLPERNKKDGNAKES; this is encoded by the coding sequence ATGAGGATTATTACGGATACAGGTAGGAGTTTCGATTTAGAAAAATTTCTTTCTATGCCATTAGTAGCTCATTTATCAACTATGACAGAAGAGTCGCCGAGGGATTCACCTGTTTGGTTTTGTTGGAAAGATAAAAGGATTTGGATAATAGGTACTGCTTCAGATACATTTCCAGATAGAATAAGGAAAAATCCCAAATGTGCTATTGGTATTGTAGATTTCAATCAGCATACCGGTCTTTTTTTACATGCAGGATTTAGAGGGAGGGCAACAGTTAAGCCTTTTGAAAAGGAAATGGCTAATCAGTTACTTTCTCGCTATTTAGGAACTGAAATCGAAGAATGGGACCCACGTTTTAAAGATTTAGATGAAAGTAATGTTTTAATATGTTTTAAACCTGAAACAGTAGTCGTGCGTGACCAATCATATGTTCTTCCTGAAAGGAATAAAAAGGATGGTAATGCAAAAGAAAGCTGA